One stretch of Mobula birostris isolate sMobBir1 chromosome 5, sMobBir1.hap1, whole genome shotgun sequence DNA includes these proteins:
- the LOC140198012 gene encoding protocadherin-9, giving the protein MDMRDFYLFLALVGCLTVDSALAQELVYTIQEEMPENILLGSIPRDLNISRFNAATGASANLIYRLVSKAGEVPLLRVSSGTGEIFTTANRVDREKLCAGTYTDTDCFFEVEVVILPNDHFRLVKIKVVVRDVNDNAPMFPSPVINISIPENTLVNSRFPVPSATDPDTGSNGVQRYQLLNGQGAYGLDVVESPEGEKWPQLIVQRSLDREQKDTYVMKIKVEDGGSPQRSSTAILQVTVTDVNDNRPVFKESQLEVRLPENAPLGTSVIQLHATDADVGSNAQILYLFSPQVSPSVRRHFALNATAGLITVQRALDREETSLHKMTVLATDGSSTPARATVTVNVTDVNDNPPTIDIRYIISPINGTVYLSEKDPVNTKIALITVSDKDTDVNGKVVCYIEKEVPFHLKAVYDNQYLLETSALLDYESTRDYSFRIVASDSGKPSLNQSALVRVRLEDENDNPPVFSQPVIELSVAENNHRGLYLTTISATDEDSGKNAEIVYQLGPNASSFDLDRKTGVLTASRVFDREEQERYIFTVTARDSGNPPLQSQAAVIVTVLDENDNNPKFTHNHFQFFVSENLPKYSTVGVITVTDADAGENAEVMASVVGDNDNFILDPVSGVIRSNVSFDRELQSSYTFEVKAIDRGRPVRTSIAKVTINVIDVNDNSPVVIYPPSNTSFKLVPLSAIPGSVVAEVFAVDVDTGMNAELKYSIVSGNSKGLFRIDPVTGNITLEEKPTVADQGLHRLVVNISDLGYPKPLHTLVLVYLYVNDTVSNASYINELIRRTMETPLDKNIGDSTQPWQNEDYLTIMIAIVAGAMVVIVVIFVTVLVRCRQSRFKATQRSKQGAEWMSPNQESKQNKKKKRKKRKSPKSSLLNFVTIEESKPDDPAHEPINGAITIPAELEEQTIGRFDWSTTPPSTFKPGSPDLARHYKSGSPQPSFHLKPDTPVSAKKHHVIQELPLDNTFVGGCDTLSKRSSTSSDHFSASECSSQGGFKTKGPLHTRQNPAQYSQKYEMETYYG; this is encoded by the exons ATGGACATGCGGGATTTTTACCTGTTCCTGGCACTGGTCGGTTGCCTGACCGTGGATTCCGCTCTGGCTCAGGAGCTGGTCTACACCATtcaggaggagatgcccgagaaTATCTTGCTGGGCAGCATCCCGCGGGATCTGAACATTTCTCGGTTTAATGCGGCCACGGGGGCGAGCGCCAACCTCATCTACAGGCTGGTCTCCAAGGCTGGGGAGGTTCCCCTGCTCCGGGTGTCCAGCGGCACCGGCGAGATCTTCACCACAGCCAACCGGGTGGACCGCGAGAAGCTGTGCGCGGGCACTTACACCGACACCGACTGCTTCTTCGAGGTGGAGGTCGTCATCCTGCCCAACGACCACTTCAGACTAGTCAAGATCAAGGTGGTGGTGCGGGACGTCAACGACAATGCGCCCATGTTCCCGTCTCCCGTGATCAACATCTCCATCCCAGAGAACACCCTGGTCAACAGCCGCTTCCCGGTGCCTTCTGCCACTGACCCGGACACAGGCAGCAACGGGGTGCAACGTTACCAGCTCCTCAACGGCCAAGGGGCTTATGGCTTGGACGTGGTGGAGAGTCCTGAGGGTGAGAAGTGGCCCCAGCTGATTGTCCAGCGCAGTCTGGACCGGGAGCAGAAGGACACCTATGTGATGAAGATCAAGGTGGAGGATGGGGGAAGTCCGCAGAGGTCCAGCACCGCCATCTTGCAGGTGACAGTCACGGATGTCAATGACAACCGGCCGGTGTTCAAGGAGAGCCAGCTGGAGGTCCGTCTGCCGGAGAACGCGCCCCTGGGCACCTCGGTCATCCAGCTCCATGCCACTGACGCCGACGTGGGCTCCAATGCCCAGATCCTCTACCTCTTCAGCCCACAGGTCTCGCCGTCGGTCCGGAGGCACTTCGCCCTCAACGCCACGGCTGGCCTCATCACGGTGCAGAGGGCTCTGGACCGTGAGGAGACGTCCCTGCACAAGATGACGGTGCTGGCCACTGACGGCAGTTCCACCCCTGCCAGGGCCACTGTCACCGTGAATGTCACTGATGTTAACGACAACCCCCCCACCATCGACATCCGCTACATCATTAGCCCCATCAATGGGACCGTCTACCTGTCTGAGAAGGATCCAGTCAACACCAAGATTGCCCTGATCACTGTGTCGGACAAGGACACGGATGTGAACGGGAAAGTGGTTTGCTACATCGAGAAGGAGGTGCCCTTtcacctcaaggctgtgtacgACAACCAGTACCTTTTGGAGACCTCTGCCTTGTTGGACTATGAGAGCACAAGAGACTACAGTTTCAGGATAGTGGCTTCGGACTCGGGCAAACCCAGCCTGAACCAAAGTGCGCTGGTCCGAGTGAGGCTGGAAGACGAGAATGACAACCCCCCGGTTTTTAGCCAGCCGGTCATCGAACTCTCTGTGGCTGAAAACAACCACCGTGGGCTCTACCTCACCACCATCAGCGCCACCGACGAGGACAGTGGAAAAAATGCTGAAATCGTCTACCAGCTGGGTCCCAATGCCTCTTCCTTCGACCTGGACCGCAAGACTGGGGTGCTGACTGCCTCCAGGGTTTTTGACAGGGAAGAGCAGGAGCGTTACATCTTCACCGTGACCGCCAGGGACAGTGGCAACCCCCCTCTCCAGAGCCAGGCGGCTGTCATTGTCACCGTGCTGGACGAAAATGACAACAATCCCAAGTTCACCCATAACCACTTCCAGTTCTTTGTGTCTGAGAACTTGCCGAAGTACAGCACCGTGGGGGTCATCACAGTGACGGATGCAGATGCCGGGGAGAATGCGGAAGTGATGGCTTCGGTCGTTGGTGACAACGACAACTTCATCTTAGACCCAGTGAGCGGCGTTATAAGATCCAATGTGTCCTTTGACAGGGAACTGCAGAGCTCGTACACATTTGAAGTCAAGGCGATAGACAGGGGCAGACCTGTCCGTACCTCCATTGCCAAAGTCACCATCAATGTCATAGATGTCAATGATAACAGCCCAGTTGTAATCTATCCACCATCAAACACTTCGTTCAAACTGGTGCCTCTTTCAGCCATTCCTGGATCAGTGGTGGCAGAGGTGTTTGCGGTGGATGTTGACACGGGGATGAACGCAGAACTCAAGTACAGCATCGTCAGTGGAAATAGCAAGGGCTTGTTCAGAATCGATCCGGTGACAGGCAACATTACTCTGGAGGAGAAGCCAACTGTGGCAGATCAAGGTTTGCATCGCCTGGTGGTGAACATTAGTGATTTGGGGTATCCTAAACCCTTGCACACCCTGGTCCTTGTCTACTTGTATGTGAATGACACAGTAAGTAATGCCAGTTACATCAATGAACTCATAAGAAGAACGATGGAGACTCCTTTGGATAAGAACATCGGGGACAGTACCCAGCCCTGGCAGAATGAGGACTATCTCACCATCATGATTGCCATTGTCGCGGGGGCAATGGTGGTGATTGTGGTCATTTTTGTTACAGTGCTGGTGCGTTGCCGGCAGTCGAGGTTCAAAGCCACACAGAGGAGTAAGCAAGGTGCAGAGTGGATGTCCCCAAACCAAGAGAGCAAGCAGAACaagaagaaaaagagaaagaaaagaaagtccCCTAAGAGCTCTCTCCTCAACTTTGTTACTATTGAAGAATCCAAACCTGATGACCCTGCCCACGAGCCCATCAATGGGGCGATTACTATTCCAGCCGAGCTGGAGGAGCAGACTATAGGACGGTTTGACTGGAGCACCACACCACCATCAACCTTTAAGCCAGGTAGCCCAGACCTAGCACGGCATTACAAGTCAGGATCGCCGCAGCCCTCTTTTCATCTAAAGCCAGACACTCCAGTTTCTGCAAAAAAGCACCATGTGATTCAGGAGCTTCCTTTGGACAACACCTTCGTTGGGGGCTGCGATACCTTGTCCAAGCGATCCTCTACCAGCTCGGACCACTTCAGTGCATCAGAGTGTAGTTCCCAAGGTGGCTTCAAGACAAAGGGCCCATTGCACACCAGACAG AATCCTGCACAGTATTCCCAAAAGTATGAGATGGAAACTTATTATGGTTAA